In Toxoplasma gondii ME49 chromosome II, whole genome shotgun sequence, the genomic stretch GCGTACTGCTTTGTAGCCAGTGCGTTGTTCGCTCTATCATCAACCAGACGGTCTCGCGGTGTTTGCGCTGTCCCAAATGGAGAGAATGCGTTGGCGTCACATCTAAATTTTTGTACCCGCAAACTGGAGCTCAGCACGTGTTTCTTCCTTGTGTCCGTCTCTAAGAAAATCTGCTTTCTATGAGTCAAACCGAACCCTCAAGTTCCCCTACGAACAAGGACTGACGCTGTCATCGCCATGGTGTTTTCTTGGCCGCGATTCGCGTGTCTGTGTGGCATCTCCCTCTGGACCGCGAGGTAGAGCGTTTTTGCTTCCTCCGGGTTAGTCCTCCGCAAAAAGCACTCTCCATCTTACCCGAAAAAGAACTACGAAAGGTTGAGAAACTCCTCTGGTGTCTCCCAGTCTCTGCGGAACTGAACAAAGAAGTAATCGTCAATGTGGATGGACAAAACACAAGAAAACACCCGTGCAAAGCATGGCATTCTCGCAGAAGTCGCCCGGCATTTTTCCCGCCGGTGACGGTGGAACTCCGTTGCAGAACCGTGAAACGGGCAGAGGCGGACTCGAGTCccgggaggaagaagctctCGAAACTGAGAGATGGAGTGTCCTTGAGTCTTCAGTTCATGTCCctgtcttcctgtctcgGCCGTTCCGACCTACGCGCGAGAGAACCACAGCCGGAGGAAAGGGCATTCTCCCCAGTGCCTCTGCCAcactgagagagacaggatTGAGTgaaggaagtcgaagacAAGGGGACAGAATGACCAGGACGGTTCAGCATGAAGGCAGACACCCTTCCTTGGCCTGCGGCGGCGCCACGCATCTGCAGCTGTCGCCTGCATGTGCCTCCATGGGCATCccctccgcctcctctcaCGGCGTTGCAGACAAACGGTTCGACCAGGTCTCGCCGAGTCccgaagtgtctcctcgtgCAGGCGGCGGGGTTtctcagagagacagaggagggcGGGGACTGTCTCCGCTTGGCTCCTCTGCGGCTCTCAGAAAAGCGGCCCCAGCAGATACCCCTGGTCCTCACCCCCGCACTGCCGGCTCACAAAGCACGGAAGCCAAGCACGCCCGTCCTGTCTCCGCACCGGCTCCTTGGGCTCCAGACGGCTCTACATCTTGGGCTCCAAACGATGCTTTGCCGTGGGACCCCTCCGGGAGAGGCCGCGGTCGAATGCCGAAGGCTAGGTCGCAGAAAATTCAAGGACTTCTGCAGTCTTCTCCCCTCAAGAGTAAAACTGGAACAGAGCAGATATCTCATTCCTTATTGTCTCTCGGCGTCGTCCCAGCAAGAAAGCCGGGCagcggaaggcgaggagaaagtcACCTTCCTGAAGCCGAGCAACGAGAGGTTAGAACCGGGAATGGGAGGTCTTCGTTTCATCGAGTTTtggcctttcttctgcttgtgTGTTTCCATACACGTATACCAATCTGCTTAGAAATCATGCAGACACCCAAGAGGTTCTGTCTCGACATCTCACTATCGATCGCTTCTGCTTGTGTGTTTCCATACACGTATACCAATCTGCTTAGAAATCATGCAGACACCCAAGAGGTTCTGTCTCGACATCTCACTATCGATCGCTCGACGCCTGCAGATCTCCACCCCTTTCCTAATTTATCATTGCCGTCACTTTCCAAAAGAAACCTACCCCTTGTCCCTTTCCTTCACCTTTTTGCTTTCTCTACgcatctctttcctctgcatttGCTCTTTTAGTTCTCGATTACAACGATGCCAGCAGCTCTCAAACCGCCCACTGTCTTCCGACCTGCAAATGTATCCTCAGTGTGCCAGTTTTACCTGTGTACACCTCTCTCCTCAAATCTGGACTTGTTTTTTACCATTGCACTTGGGAGCATACGGCTTCCTTCGATGCTCTCACGGGTGCACACTGGAAAAATTCAAATagaataaacag encodes the following:
- a CDS encoding hypothetical protein (encoded by transcript TGME49_297480), with the translated sequence MAFSQKSPGIFPAGDGGTPLQNRETGRGGLESREEEALETERWSVLESSVHVPVFLSRPFRPTRERTTAGGKGILPSASATLRETGLSEGSRRQGDRMTRTVQHEGRHPSLACGGATHLQLSPACASMGIPSASSHGVADKRFDQVSPSPEVSPRAGGGVSQRDRGGRGLSPLGSSAALRKAAPADTPGPHPRTAGSQSTEAKHARPVSAPAPWAPDGSTSWAPNDALPWDPSGRGRGRMPKARSQKIQGLLQSSPLKSKTGTEQISHSLLSLGVVPARKPGSGRRGESHLPEAEQREVRTGNGRSSFHRVLAFLLLVCFHTRIPICLEIMQTPKRFCLDISLSIARRLQISTPFLIYHCRHFPKETYPLSLSFTFLLSLRISFLCICSFSSRLQRCQQLSNRPLSSDLQMYPQCASFTCVHLSPQIWTCFLPLHLGAYGFLRCSHGCTLEKFK